A region of Candidatus Neomarinimicrobiota bacterium DNA encodes the following proteins:
- a CDS encoding glycosyltransferase family 2 protein: MKISTLMICYNAERTIRKTLNSLDWSDEIIVVDSFSSDGTPDICKEFDVTFLQKEWQGFGKQRKWSVEQANNDWIFFIDADEEVSGELKSELLNIKNEGTESDVYAVPRKVYYMNRWITHSGWYPDYKERLFNKHKASWNESELHEKLIYKGAAKKLKGDLYHYTYQNVEDQLERINRYSTIAAEELYSKGIKPNLIKSIFGSIWRFKKLYFLKLGFLDGLAGLTIASMESYYVMLRYFKHAEMIIADKERWDK, translated from the coding sequence TTGAAAATTTCGACTCTTATGATTTGCTATAACGCTGAGAGGACTATTCGAAAGACATTAAATAGCCTTGACTGGTCAGACGAAATTATAGTTGTCGATTCATTCAGCAGTGACGGCACTCCTGATATCTGCAAAGAGTTCGACGTGACCTTTCTTCAGAAAGAATGGCAGGGTTTTGGTAAGCAACGAAAATGGTCGGTTGAGCAGGCAAATAATGACTGGATATTCTTTATTGACGCCGATGAGGAGGTATCAGGCGAACTTAAAAGTGAGCTGCTGAATATCAAGAATGAAGGTACAGAATCTGATGTCTATGCCGTTCCCCGAAAAGTTTACTATATGAACAGATGGATAACGCATTCAGGCTGGTATCCTGATTATAAGGAGCGGTTATTTAATAAACATAAGGCATCCTGGAACGAAAGCGAGTTACACGAAAAATTAATTTACAAAGGTGCGGCGAAAAAACTTAAGGGAGATCTTTATCATTACACATATCAGAATGTAGAAGATCAGTTGGAACGGATTAACAGGTATTCCACAATCGCCGCTGAGGAGCTTTATTCCAAAGGTATAAAACCAAATTTGATTAAGTCGATTTTCGGTTCAATCTGGAGATTTAAAAAACTATATTTTTTAAAATTAGGTTTTTTGGATGGTCTCGCAGGTTTAACAATAGCTTCAATGGAATCGTATTATGTGATGCTCAGGTATTTTAAGCACGCAGAAATGATTATTGCTGATAAAGAGCGTTGGGACAAGTAA
- a CDS encoding threonylcarbamoyl-AMP synthase, whose amino-acid sequence MTQTKIIKINDKDSMEHAIIEASVILAEGGIIAYPTDTLYGLGVDADDRDAMQNLQDVKERTGDKSISIMLSGIEMLYNIFTDLSKGEKNLIDEFLPGELTIVLKRPANSKFISGDTVGIRIPRNEFCNELVEQYGKPITTTSVNLSGGIPARNADEVMNYFSGKIHLLIDGGKSPNSGGSTVVQTNGDDIKILRQGKIIADDIFDKFYGKLKNV is encoded by the coding sequence ATGACTCAAACTAAAATAATTAAAATAAACGACAAAGATTCTATGGAGCATGCTATTATAGAGGCATCTGTGATTCTGGCTGAAGGCGGTATCATAGCATATCCGACAGATACGCTGTATGGATTGGGAGTGGATGCTGATGACCGGGATGCTATGCAAAATCTGCAGGACGTAAAGGAAAGAACCGGGGATAAGTCGATAAGCATAATGCTCTCCGGAATAGAAATGCTCTATAATATCTTTACCGATTTATCGAAAGGAGAGAAAAATCTCATTGATGAATTTCTTCCGGGAGAGCTCACGATAGTTTTGAAGAGACCGGCTAATTCTAAGTTTATATCAGGAGATACGGTTGGTATCAGGATACCACGCAATGAATTTTGTAATGAGTTGGTGGAGCAATACGGGAAACCGATAACCACGACAAGCGTAAACTTATCCGGCGGAATTCCGGCAAGGAATGCCGATGAGGTTATGAATTACTTTTCGGGAAAGATTCATCTTCTGATTGACGGCGGCAAATCTCCAAACAGTGGAGGTTCTACTGTAGTACAAACGAATGGTGACGATATAAAAATTTTGAGACAGGGGAAAATCATAGCTGATGATATATTCGACAAATTTTATGGTAAATTAAAAAATGTATAG
- the waaF gene encoding lipopolysaccharide heptosyltransferase II, whose protein sequence is MKHYIEYLLLLMVYFTVGLLSESSARRFSHFVKWIMFKLIRYRRRVALRNLKESFPEKSSEELYAILEGAYENFAIVGVELLRQKKLRNSGAVKRVKFSGSEMMEKLKEKNNAAIIASGHAGNWELLGGAIAQSGIVFTGIADHMSNKYSDKLFEGLRRSLSQKIFYTSEPSTRLLKLLKDGTSLGIATDQDSGKSGVFVDFFGRKASMPKGAAYLALKSGFPIVMLFSRRLEDGSYEAEIDPILIESGLSVTEENIRKISQTIASRLEEHIRKNPGQWLWFHRRWKTRPEGEQEKKRLLILQTAFLGDVVLATPIAEEIKKAHPSWEIDFLTIPQAASLVKNNPNISEVIEYDKRDGDSGFRGFFNMVRRIETGAYDIAIVPHRSIRSAALVRLSGIPSRIGFDRSAGSFLLTEIVKYEDNIHEVDRNLKLLDSIIDFPVKGYPRLYPAVGDVRKAENTLTENGISSDKPLVAIAPGSIWNTKRWPIDKYEELARKFIKNGANVILIGGKDDISLLKGTDFDGTIDLAGKLTLMESAALLKKCDLLVTNDSAPMHFAVGVDTPVVAIFGATAPKYGFYPYDKDDIVVERELPCRPCAIHGGTKCPIGTFECMLDISAEEVYSAAKSRIELEERTLR, encoded by the coding sequence ATGAAACATTATATCGAATATTTATTGTTGCTTATGGTCTATTTCACAGTAGGATTGCTCTCCGAAAGCTCCGCAAGGCGATTTTCTCATTTTGTAAAATGGATTATGTTTAAACTGATTCGCTATAGAAGAAGGGTAGCGCTCAGAAATTTAAAGGAGTCATTTCCTGAAAAATCTTCCGAGGAACTCTATGCCATTCTTGAGGGCGCGTATGAAAACTTTGCTATCGTCGGCGTAGAATTGCTGCGTCAGAAAAAATTGCGTAATTCCGGAGCTGTTAAAAGAGTAAAATTTAGTGGCAGTGAAATGATGGAAAAACTGAAAGAAAAAAACAATGCGGCTATAATAGCGTCCGGTCACGCGGGAAATTGGGAATTACTCGGAGGAGCCATCGCACAAAGTGGAATTGTCTTTACAGGAATTGCCGACCATATGAGCAACAAATATTCAGACAAACTATTTGAAGGTCTTCGCCGCTCATTATCGCAGAAAATTTTCTATACGTCCGAACCTTCTACACGGTTACTAAAATTATTGAAAGATGGAACAAGTCTTGGCATAGCCACAGACCAGGATTCCGGTAAAAGCGGGGTATTTGTTGATTTTTTCGGCAGGAAAGCATCAATGCCTAAAGGAGCGGCCTATCTTGCTCTGAAATCAGGCTTCCCTATAGTAATGCTGTTTTCGCGGCGACTCGAAGACGGAAGTTATGAGGCGGAAATAGACCCGATACTGATTGAATCAGGTTTATCCGTGACTGAAGAAAACATCAGGAAAATCTCTCAGACTATCGCATCGCGGCTTGAGGAACATATAAGAAAAAACCCCGGTCAATGGCTCTGGTTTCACAGGAGATGGAAGACTCGCCCCGAAGGAGAACAGGAAAAGAAGCGCTTGCTTATTCTTCAGACTGCGTTCTTAGGGGATGTAGTTCTCGCAACCCCTATAGCTGAGGAAATTAAAAAGGCTCATCCTTCATGGGAAATTGATTTCCTGACTATCCCTCAAGCGGCAAGCCTTGTTAAAAACAATCCGAATATATCGGAAGTTATTGAATATGATAAAAGGGACGGAGATAGCGGATTCCGAGGGTTTTTCAATATGGTTCGGCGGATTGAAACAGGAGCGTATGATATAGCGATAGTGCCGCACAGGTCAATTCGGAGCGCGGCTCTTGTGAGACTTTCCGGAATTCCCAGCCGAATAGGGTTTGATAGGAGCGCCGGTTCATTCCTGCTTACCGAAATTGTAAAGTATGAAGATAATATACACGAAGTAGATAGGAATCTGAAATTGCTGGATTCTATAATTGATTTCCCTGTCAAAGGGTATCCGCGTCTTTATCCTGCCGTTGGAGATGTCCGAAAAGCAGAAAATACACTAACCGAGAACGGAATCAGCTCAGACAAACCGCTTGTCGCAATAGCGCCCGGTTCAATTTGGAATACAAAGCGCTGGCCTATTGATAAATATGAAGAACTTGCCCGGAAATTTATTAAAAACGGCGCCAATGTAATATTAATCGGAGGGAAAGACGATATTTCGTTGCTGAAGGGCACAGATTTCGATGGAACAATTGATTTAGCCGGTAAATTGACACTGATGGAATCAGCGGCGCTACTGAAGAAATGTGATTTGTTAGTAACAAATGACAGCGCTCCAATGCATTTCGCCGTAGGTGTTGATACTCCGGTTGTGGCGATTTTTGGTGCAACTGCCCCAAAGTACGGATTCTATCCCTATGATAAGGATGATATCGTGGTGGAAAGGGAATTGCCCTGCCGACCATGCGCAATACACGGCGGAACGAAATGCCCGATTGGTACGTTTGAATGTATGCTGGATATTAGCGCAGAAGAGGTTTACAGCGCAGCAAAAAGCCGAATTGAATTGGAAGAACGAACTTTACGCTGA